One genomic window of Candidatus Pseudobacter hemicellulosilyticus includes the following:
- a CDS encoding RagB/SusD family nutrient uptake outer membrane protein, translating into MKNNLLIPSLIIAILLSTGCKKYLDLPAKNERTVTTVNDIRTLLASYLKGVAELRVKPLYGNVMCLSPNAANLLFEAYSDNIDFETALTQTYLQPNNYHLKLESGYANLLLWNDQTTPNTIWSQHYEIIGFLNSLIDQMEEITDATEQQRDQLLGELHAHRAYYFLKLLQYFGPYHKADQGIPVYLHTGQGVLGITMARKTHAEVYQVILDDLNKSLTMINRTAPLVGFNVFYDARRLHHLAAQVYWFKAESPAKEAGDYEQLLTHAAAAAEGTAASIPQTATDMINAYGGRNPAYPGLCQENNSQGAVSPLFGSCYQYLSPGTYGPEDIPLSAAFAGLFTPGDVRISAIFNMTASRAGGKVGVEGKTLNWAWPSDGTTSGSIKRGNICVFKPEEAWLFLAEAQYRLNKPGDAIATLNTFKGLRNAGTADGLSGDALLQEIINERRKEFFGDTDKRWLDLKRYRPGTITRTLTFFQKEYQLSVGPDDYRYALQIPLSELAENPAMVPNDGWIPIEY; encoded by the coding sequence ATGAAAAATAACTTACTGATACCATCACTGATCATAGCGATCCTGCTGTCCACAGGCTGCAAGAAATACCTTGACCTGCCGGCCAAGAATGAGCGGACAGTGACCACTGTCAATGATATCCGGACCCTGCTGGCCTCCTACCTGAAAGGGGTGGCGGAATTGCGGGTGAAACCTTTGTACGGCAATGTCATGTGCCTCTCGCCCAATGCCGCCAACCTGCTGTTTGAAGCTTATTCAGACAATATTGATTTTGAAACAGCGCTGACACAGACCTATCTTCAGCCCAATAACTATCACCTGAAGCTGGAATCCGGTTATGCGAATTTGCTGTTGTGGAATGACCAGACCACGCCGAATACGATCTGGTCGCAGCATTACGAGATCATCGGTTTTCTCAACAGCCTGATAGACCAGATGGAAGAGATCACCGATGCTACTGAGCAGCAGCGGGACCAGCTGCTGGGTGAGCTGCATGCCCACCGCGCCTATTATTTCCTCAAGCTGCTGCAATACTTTGGTCCCTATCATAAAGCGGACCAGGGCATTCCTGTATACCTGCATACCGGCCAGGGCGTGCTGGGCATCACCATGGCCCGCAAGACGCATGCAGAAGTATACCAGGTGATCCTGGACGATCTCAACAAATCGCTGACCATGATCAACCGGACAGCGCCGTTGGTAGGGTTCAATGTTTTTTACGATGCCCGCCGCCTGCATCACCTGGCGGCACAGGTATACTGGTTCAAGGCGGAGTCACCGGCCAAAGAGGCAGGCGACTATGAGCAGTTGCTCACGCATGCTGCTGCTGCTGCGGAAGGCACAGCCGCTTCCATCCCGCAAACGGCAACTGATATGATCAATGCCTATGGCGGCAGGAACCCGGCTTACCCGGGCTTATGCCAGGAAAACAATTCACAGGGGGCTGTCAGTCCGCTTTTTGGTTCCTGCTATCAGTACCTCAGCCCCGGCACCTATGGACCGGAAGACATCCCGCTTTCCGCAGCATTTGCCGGGCTGTTCACTCCCGGCGATGTGCGGATCAGCGCTATCTTCAATATGACTGCCAGTCGCGCCGGCGGTAAAGTAGGCGTTGAAGGCAAGACCCTCAACTGGGCCTGGCCATCCGATGGCACTACCAGCGGCAGTATCAAGCGCGGCAATATCTGCGTTTTCAAACCCGAAGAAGCCTGGCTGTTCCTGGCGGAAGCCCAGTACCGGCTCAATAAACCCGGCGATGCCATCGCCACCCTCAATACCTTCAAAGGCCTGCGTAATGCCGGCACCGCCGATGGTCTGTCCGGTGATGCGCTGCTGCAGGAGATCATCAATGAGAGAAGAAAGGAATTCTTTGGCGATACGGACAAGCGCTGGCTGGACCTGAAGCGCTACAGGCCCGGGACCATCACGCGGACGCTGACCTTCTTCCAGAAAGAATACCAGCTCAGCGTAGGGCCGGATGATTACCGCTACGCGCTGCAGATCCCCTTGTCGGAACTGGCCGAGAACCCGGCCATGGTGCCCAATGACGGCTGGATCCCCATTGAATACTAA
- a CDS encoding ATP-binding protein gives MTIATLMHMRESEDKVEFKEARKNFDFAGGSHTDQEKRRKCLLGYIVAFANEKGGALVLGMTDTFPHRVTGSNFALGKTGEMTDEIYNRLHIRVRMEELYEEEKGVLIIHIPARPVGKILKFEGVPLMRVGGSLRNMSDEEMLEILQEQEPDFSAKICPFLSIQDLQEDAIAKMRKAYVRKQQNPAFLTLPLEQILNDLRLSTKGGLTYAALILLGKRETIKHCLPQARIIWEFRYHDYQIHYDFREEVCDPLFIAIDRIWQLINNKNAVKQLPQNAYIYSTQTFNETVIREAILNAITHRDYSMTSEVVIHQYPQRITVTNPGGFPKGVDKENLINSSSTPRSRLMAEIMEKTGLVERSGQGIDKIYSITIAEGKKEPDYEDSTIFQVALKLNGIIDDQAFSAFIFNVQKSRPDSEKLGVHEIMALYRIKEGHFARIKPEILRKLEAQQLTQRSTNSNRVSLSSEYSSLITDNRIANRYLVTELEVLLPIFIKDGLKVGDLESALSASLNRNQIKYLLVKLQEDGILISKGRGKGTRYKLKAPLDELSGPGLLTNVINILQILNPPTESIAEITT, from the coding sequence ATGACGATTGCAACTTTGATGCATATGCGGGAATCAGAAGATAAAGTGGAATTTAAAGAAGCCAGAAAGAATTTCGATTTCGCCGGAGGCAGCCATACCGACCAGGAGAAACGACGCAAATGCCTGCTGGGGTACATTGTAGCCTTTGCCAATGAAAAAGGCGGCGCCTTAGTGCTGGGTATGACTGATACTTTCCCGCATAGGGTAACAGGAAGCAATTTTGCGCTGGGTAAAACAGGCGAAATGACTGATGAAATTTACAATCGCCTGCATATCCGGGTACGTATGGAAGAATTGTATGAAGAGGAAAAAGGGGTATTAATTATTCATATTCCTGCTCGTCCGGTAGGTAAAATATTGAAATTTGAAGGAGTGCCGCTAATGCGTGTAGGCGGAAGTCTCAGAAATATGAGTGACGAAGAAATGCTTGAAATCCTGCAGGAGCAGGAGCCTGACTTTTCTGCTAAGATTTGTCCTTTTCTATCTATCCAGGACTTACAGGAAGATGCCATTGCAAAAATGCGGAAGGCCTATGTCCGAAAACAACAAAATCCTGCTTTTCTGACCCTGCCTTTGGAGCAAATATTAAATGATCTGCGGTTAAGTACTAAAGGAGGACTGACTTATGCAGCATTGATTTTACTCGGCAAACGGGAAACTATTAAACATTGTTTACCACAAGCGAGAATTATCTGGGAATTCCGTTACCATGATTACCAGATACATTATGATTTCCGGGAGGAAGTATGTGATCCGCTATTTATTGCCATTGACCGTATCTGGCAACTGATCAACAATAAGAATGCGGTGAAACAGTTGCCCCAGAATGCCTATATCTACTCCACCCAGACTTTCAATGAAACAGTTATCCGAGAAGCAATTCTCAATGCGATCACGCATCGGGACTATTCTATGACCAGTGAAGTAGTCATTCATCAGTATCCTCAACGGATCACAGTTACCAATCCAGGCGGATTTCCAAAAGGTGTAGATAAAGAGAACCTGATCAATAGTTCCTCCACACCGCGCAGCCGCCTGATGGCAGAGATTATGGAGAAGACAGGCCTGGTTGAACGCTCAGGCCAGGGGATAGATAAGATCTACTCTATTACAATCGCGGAAGGTAAGAAAGAACCCGATTATGAAGATTCAACTATTTTTCAGGTAGCGCTAAAACTCAATGGCATAATCGACGACCAGGCGTTCTCCGCATTTATATTCAATGTACAGAAAAGCCGGCCCGACTCAGAAAAACTGGGAGTTCATGAGATCATGGCGCTATATCGGATCAAAGAAGGTCATTTTGCTCGGATAAAGCCGGAAATACTGAGAAAACTGGAAGCACAGCAGTTAACTCAACGATCAACCAATTCCAATCGGGTCAGTTTATCCAGCGAATATTCTTCACTGATCACCGACAACCGGATCGCAAACCGATACCTGGTAACTGAACTGGAAGTATTACTGCCAATATTCATAAAAGACGGCCTGAAGGTTGGAGACCTTGAATCTGCTTTATCTGCGTCGCTAAACCGTAACCAGATCAAATACCTGCTGGTCAAACTACAAGAAGACGGAATTCTTATTTCGAAAGGCAGAGGAAAAGGGACACGCTACAAACTAAAGGCACCGTTGGATGAGCTATCAGGACCTGGACTGCTTACCAATGTGATTAATATACTACAGATACTAAACCCGCCGACTGAGTCCATTGCTGAAATTACCACCTAA
- a CDS encoding TlpA disulfide reductase family protein: MKKTILLAAATLSGMVLSAQQKDKWPFTLEGKIDDVGEPAKVILSYSYDGKRVQDTTELAKGSFAFKGTVNKPGTGVIYLVKSSDNPRMGLAFGYGGEIVGRDGVQFYLDEGKIRFKGKDLKTASIKGSAAQQDYAGLVAKKKPVNDQLKAINEAMAPYSKDKQSAEYKALMDSLQSVMKLTRPIDAAFIKTHPKSWVSYNLITQRSIINDPQAVQEQYNALDATLKGTADARAFEDRLAAAFKTAVGAVAPDFVQDDTEGKELKLSSLRGKYVLIDFWASWCGPCRAENPNVVKAYEKYKDKNFEILAVSLDKTKDPWLKAIKDDGLPWLHVSDLKGWENEVAKQYYVRAVPQNFLLDPNGVIIAANLRGKELEEKLAAVLH; this comes from the coding sequence ATGAAAAAGACAATCCTCCTCGCTGCAGCCACCCTGTCGGGCATGGTGCTGTCGGCTCAGCAAAAAGACAAATGGCCATTTACCCTGGAAGGGAAAATTGATGATGTGGGCGAACCTGCCAAAGTGATCCTCTCCTACAGCTATGACGGGAAAAGGGTGCAGGATACCACCGAGCTGGCAAAAGGCAGCTTTGCTTTCAAAGGAACGGTCAACAAACCGGGCACAGGGGTGATCTACCTGGTAAAGTCCAGCGACAATCCCCGGATGGGCCTGGCTTTTGGCTATGGTGGTGAAATAGTAGGCCGGGATGGCGTACAGTTCTACCTGGATGAAGGTAAGATCCGCTTCAAGGGCAAGGACCTGAAAACTGCCAGCATTAAGGGTTCTGCTGCGCAGCAGGACTATGCGGGTCTGGTAGCAAAAAAGAAGCCGGTCAACGACCAGCTGAAAGCCATCAATGAAGCCATGGCCCCTTACAGCAAGGACAAGCAGTCTGCTGAATATAAGGCCCTGATGGATTCCCTGCAGTCCGTGATGAAGCTGACCAGGCCAATTGATGCGGCTTTTATCAAAACACATCCCAAATCCTGGGTGAGCTATAACCTGATAACGCAGCGCAGTATCATCAATGATCCCCAGGCAGTGCAGGAACAATACAATGCCCTGGATGCAACATTGAAAGGCACGGCTGACGCCAGGGCTTTTGAAGACAGGCTGGCCGCTGCTTTCAAAACAGCTGTGGGCGCTGTGGCGCCGGACTTTGTGCAGGACGATACTGAAGGAAAGGAATTGAAATTATCTTCCCTGCGCGGTAAATATGTGCTGATCGATTTCTGGGCCAGCTGGTGCGGACCCTGCCGGGCGGAGAATCCCAACGTGGTAAAGGCTTATGAAAAATACAAGGACAAGAACTTCGAGATCCTGGCTGTTTCCCTGGACAAGACCAAGGATCCCTGGCTCAAAGCCATCAAGGACGACGGACTGCCCTGGCTGCATGTCAGCGATCTGAAAGGCTGGGAAAATGAAGTGGCCAAACAATATTATGTACGGGCGGTACCGCAGAATTTCCTGCTGGATCCCAATGGCGTGATCATTGCTGCCAACCTGCGTGGCAAAGAGCTGGAGGAAAAATTAGCAGCGGTACTGCACTGA
- a CDS encoding TlpA disulfide reductase family protein has product MKKQLLLPALLLSAPCWAQQPASAQDKHTKTVVIRGQFTGDTKGYNKVYVYGTNVKSDSAVMTNGLFTFTMPFEKPFTPAFYTEYDTRVNRMYSPYVVLVDQPGTVTLSKGDISKGMHSMVLSGLPSAVSFENFRKQQQDVRQSVTTTLTEKYGKDFYQDSNPQAAAAKKEMDELLKAKMASLLQDFVSKNPDSYAAAWVLSGAGRSLDIATLESIHSRLSDRMKATDEARNVVDYINGVKNSTIGSAVADFTLNTPDEKPVVFSQLKGKYVLIDFWASWCGPCKQSFPHMKEVYKKYKSDQFEIYSISIDKDKNAWLKGVEEQQLPWLSTLDTKNVSQRGFAITAVPTTYLVGPDGKILMKEVGFEPDGSSPIEKKLEELFGKK; this is encoded by the coding sequence ATGAAAAAACAACTGCTTCTACCTGCCCTTCTCCTGTCGGCTCCCTGCTGGGCCCAGCAACCGGCTTCCGCGCAGGATAAGCATACTAAAACTGTGGTGATCCGCGGTCAGTTCACCGGTGACACCAAAGGGTACAATAAAGTGTATGTTTATGGCACTAATGTAAAATCGGATTCCGCCGTCATGACAAACGGGCTGTTCACTTTTACTATGCCTTTTGAAAAGCCCTTTACACCGGCCTTCTATACTGAGTATGACACAAGGGTCAACCGGATGTATTCTCCTTATGTGGTGCTGGTGGATCAGCCGGGCACGGTAACCCTCAGCAAGGGAGACATCAGCAAAGGCATGCACAGCATGGTATTGTCAGGACTTCCTTCGGCAGTAAGTTTTGAAAACTTCCGCAAGCAGCAGCAGGACGTCCGCCAGTCCGTCACTACTACCCTCACTGAAAAATACGGGAAGGATTTTTACCAGGACAGCAATCCCCAGGCAGCAGCAGCGAAGAAGGAAATGGATGAATTGCTGAAGGCTAAAATGGCCAGCCTGCTGCAGGATTTTGTAAGCAAAAATCCTGATTCCTATGCCGCCGCATGGGTATTAAGTGGTGCAGGTCGCAGCCTTGACATAGCTACGCTGGAATCTATCCACAGCCGTTTGTCCGACAGGATGAAAGCTACGGATGAGGCCCGTAATGTGGTGGATTATATCAACGGCGTAAAGAATTCCACCATTGGCTCGGCTGTGGCGGATTTCACACTGAATACACCTGATGAAAAGCCTGTGGTCTTCAGTCAGCTCAAAGGGAAATATGTGCTGATCGATTTCTGGGCCAGCTGGTGCGGGCCCTGTAAGCAGTCGTTCCCGCATATGAAGGAAGTGTACAAGAAATACAAGAGTGATCAGTTTGAGATCTATAGCATTTCTATTGACAAGGACAAGAATGCCTGGCTGAAAGGTGTTGAAGAGCAGCAGCTGCCCTGGCTGTCAACGCTGGATACCAAAAATGTATCCCAGCGTGGTTTTGCCATTACTGCCGTGCCTACCACCTACCTGGTTGGTCCTGATGGAAAGATCCTGATGAAAGAAGTAGGTTTTGAACCAGATGGCAGCAGCCCGATAGAGAAAAAGCTGGAAGAACTTTTTGGGAAGAAATAA